A single Argentina anserina chromosome 7, drPotAnse1.1, whole genome shotgun sequence DNA region contains:
- the LOC126802634 gene encoding uncharacterized protein LOC126802634 → MGASNSINREPTDSPPNPDPMSDSPSKTQSKEPQSDPTPSSPHPPAAAEQVETGGGAEEDDEEEKGECGFCLFMKGGGCKESFEAWENCIEEAEKTNEDIVQKCFEMTSKLKDCMLAHSDYYEPILRAEKAAEEQAIKELDSEKSTDKEEEAVIELNDNVETPPAAEGGVSSEGEGSSSRLD, encoded by the coding sequence ATGGGCGCTTCCAACTCCATTAACAGAGAACCCACCGACTCCCCACCAAACCCCGACCCAATGTCCGATTCACCCTCCAAAACCCAATCCAAGGAGCCCCAATCCGACCCCACACCCTCCTCCCCACACCCACCGGCGGCGGCGGAGCAAGTAGAGACCGGCGGCGGAGCAGAGGAGGAtgatgaggaggagaaggGGGAGTGTGGGTTCTGCTTGTTCATGAAAGGCGGGGGTTGCAAAGAGAGCTTCGAGGCGTGGGAGAATTGCATAGAAGAAGCGGAGAAGACAAACGAGGACATTGTTCAGAAGTGCTTCGAGATGACGTCAAAGCTCAAAGACTGCATGCTGGCCCACTCCGATTACTACGAGCCCATTCTCCGCGCCGAGAAAGCCGCCGAGGAACAGGCCATCAAGGAGCTCGACAGCGAGAAATCCACGGacaaggaggaggaggcggtTATAGAACTCAACGACAACGTGGAGACACCACCGGCGGCGGAGGGTGGAGTGAGTTCCGAAGGAGAGGGAAGCAGTAGCCGGTTGGATTGA